A region of Mesoplodon densirostris isolate mMesDen1 chromosome 11, mMesDen1 primary haplotype, whole genome shotgun sequence DNA encodes the following proteins:
- the LOC132498454 gene encoding SH3 domain-binding protein 1 isoform X3, with amino-acid sequence MMKRQLHRMRQLAHTGSLGRTPETAEFLGEDLQQVEQRLEPAKRAAHNVHKRLQACLQGQSGADMDKRVKKLPLMALSTTMAESFKELDPDSSMGKALEMSCAIQNQLARILAEFEMTLERDVLQPLNRLSEEELPAILKHKKSLQKLVSDWNTLKSRLSQAAKNSGSGQGLGGGPGSYTTTANKVEMLKEEEEELKRKVEQCKDEYLADLYHFATKEDTYANYFIHLMEIQADYHRKSLSSLDTALAELRENHSQTDPSPSMMAAPFSRVYGVPLGTHLRELGRDIALPIEACVMMLLSEGMKEEGLFRLAAGASVLKRLKQTMASDPCSLQEFCSDPHAVAGALKSYLRELPEPLMTFDLYDDWMRAASLKEPGARLEALQEVCSRLPRENLSNLRYLMKFLARLAEEQEVNKMTPSNIAIVLGPNLLWPPEKEGDLAQLDAASVSSIQVVGMVEALIQNADTLFPGDINFNVSGLFSAPAPQDKVSDRPASEETPSIATPTPATVPAPAPAPASASVALKERAESETPPRPASPKVSRSSLEAAAPTEDMARRSELAGPRGAAGRKERLACSYRTFIFLLPTYFFVRLVNKLFWTKLEQLPK; translated from the exons ATGATGAAGAGGCAGCTGCATCGCATGCGGCAGCTGGCCCACACGGGCAGCTTGGGACG CACCCCGGAGACTGCCGAGTTCCTGGGGGAGGACCTGCAGCAG GTGGAGCAGCGACTGGAGCCGGCCAAGCGAGCAGCCCACAATGTCCACAAACGGCTGCAGGCCTGTCTGCAGGGCCAGAGCGGGGCGGACATGGACAAGCGGGTG AAGAAGCTTCCCCTCATGGCTCTGTCCACCACGATGGCCGAGAGCTTCAAGGAGCTGGACCCCGATTCCAGCATGGG GAAGGCCTTGGAGATGAGCTGTGCCATTCAGAACCAGCTTGCCCGCATCCTGGCCGAGTTTGAGATGACCCTGGAGCGGGACGTCCTGCAGCCGCTCAACAGGCTGAGTGAG GAGGAGCTGCCAGCCATCCTCAAGCACAAGAAGAGCCTGCAGAAGCTGGTGTCTGACTGGAACACACTCAAAAGCAG GCTCAGTCAGGCAGCTAAGAACTCAGGCAGTGGCCAGGGCCTGGGTGGCGGCCCGGGCAGTTACACCACCACAGCCAACAAGGTGGAGAtgctgaaggaggaggaggaggagctgaaGAGGAAGGTGGAGCAGTGCAAG GATGAGTACTTGGCCGATCTGTACCACTTTGCCACCAAGGAGGACACCTATGCCAACTACTTTATCCAC CTCATGGAGATTCAGGCCGATTACCATCGCAAGTCTCTGAGCTCACTGGACACAGCCCTGGCTGAGCTGAGGGAGAACCACAGCCAAACAG ACCCCTCCCCCTCGATGATGGCCGCCCCCTTCTCCAGGGTGTATGGGGTGCCTCTGGGAACCCACCTGCGAGAGCTGGGCCGGGACATCGCCCTGCCCATCGAGGCCTGCGTCATGATGCTGCTTTCTGAGGGCATGAAGGAAGAG GGCCTCTTCCGTCTGGCCGCCGGGGCCTCGGTGCTGAAGCGCCTCAAGCAGACAATGGCCTCGGACCCCTGCAGCCTGCAGGAGTTCTGCTCTGACCCCCACGCTGTGGCAG GTGCCCTCAAGTCCTACCTGCGAGAGCTGCCGGAACCCCTGATGACCTTTGACCTCTATGACGACTGGATGAGGGCAGCCAG CCTGAAGGAGCCAGGAGCCCGGCTGGAGGCCCTCCAGGAGGTGTGCAGCCGGCTGCCCCGTGAGAACCTCAGCAACCTCAG GTACCTGATGAAGTTCCTGGCACGGCTGGCCGAGGAGCAGGAAGTGAACAAGATGACACCCAGCAACATCGCCATTGTCCTGGGGCCCAACCTGCTGTGGCCCCCTGAGAAAGAAGG GGACCTGGCCCAGCTGGACGCAGCCTCCGTCTCATCCATCCAGGTGGTGGGCATGGTCGAGGCTCTGATACAGAATGCAGACACTCTCTTCCCTGGAG ATATCAACTTCAACGTGTCAGGCCTGTTCTCAGCGCCTGCACCCCAGGACAAGGTCAGCGACAGGCCGGCTTCTGAGGAGACTCCATCGATTGCCACACCCACCCCGGCCACTGTACCAGCTCCAGCTCCGGCCCCTGCCTCAGCCTCAGTGGCTCTCAAGGAAAG GGCAGAGTCTGAGACACCCCCCAGACCAGCCTCCCCCAAGGTCAGTAGGAGCTCCCTGGAGGCAGCCGCCCCAACAGAGGACATGGCTCGGAGGAGTGAGTTGGCT GGTCCCAGGGGAGCCGCCGGAAGGAAGGAGAGGCTTGCTTGCTCCTACaggacttttatttttctcttgccaacatatttttttgtaaggctggtaaataaattattttggacAAAACTGGAGCAGCTGCCcaaatga
- the GGA1 gene encoding ADP-ribosylation factor-binding protein GGA1 isoform X4 translates to MKSCGKRFHDEVGKFRFLNELIKVVSPKVGAPGARSDLRCQTAYLGSRTSEKVKNKILELLYSWTVGLPEEVKIAEAYQMLKKQAPETVCPPPSAAGIVKADPKLPDDAIFPLPPPRPKNVIFEDEEKSKMLARLLKSSHPEDLRAANKLIKEMVQEDQKRMEKISKRVSAIEEVNNNVKLLTEMVMNHSQGGAAAQSSEDLMKELYQRCERLRPTLFRLASDTEDNDEALAEILQANDNLTQVINLYKQLVRGEEVNGDATAASIPGSTSALLDLSGLDLPPVGTTDPATPTRPGDQASLEQPSTSVSLLDDELMSLGLSDPTPASGPGLDGAGWNSFQSSDGTEPPHPAPTPNVDSRPPAQTSLPTSSGLDDLDLLGKTLLQQSLPPESQQVRWEKQQPAPRLTLRDLQNKSSCSLSSSGATSLLHTVSPEPSGPLQQPTPTELSLANITVPLESIKPSSILPVTVYDQHGFRVLFHFARDPLPGRSDVLVVVVSMLSTAPQPIRNIVFQSAVPKIMKVKLQPPSGTELPAYNPIVHPSAITQVLLLANPQKEKVRLRYKLLFTVGDQTYNEMGDVDQFPPPETWGSL, encoded by the exons TACCTGGGCTCTCGGACGTCGGAGAAGGTGAAGAACAAGATCTTGGAGCTTCTCTACAGCTGGACGGTTggcctccctgaggaggtgaAGATCGCAGAGGCCTACCAGATGCTGAAGAAGCAGG cccctgagACAGTCTGCCCACCGCCGTCTGCTGCAGGGATTGTGAAGGCCGACCCCAAGCTTCCAGATGATGCCATCTTTCCCCTTCCTCCGCCACGGCCCAAGAATGTGATCTTTGAAGACGAGGAGAAATCCAAG ATGCTGGCCCGCCTGCTGAAGAGCTCCCACCCCGAGGACCTCCGAGCTGCCAACAAACTCATCAAGGAGATGGTGCAGGAG GACCAGAAGCGAATGGAGAAGATCTCAAAGCGGGTGAGCGCCATCGAGGAGGTGAACAACAACGTGAAGCTGCTAACGGAGATGGTGATGAACCACAGCCAGGGCGGCGCGGCTGCGCAAAGTAGTGAGGACCTCATGAAG GAACTGTACCAGCGCTGTGAGCGCTTGCGGCCCACACTCTTCCGACTGGCCAGCGACACGGAGGACAATGATGAGGCCTTAG cggagatcctgcaagccaacgACAACCTCACCCAGGTCATCAACCTGTACAAGCAGCTGGTGCGGGGCGAGGAGGTCAACGGCGATGCCACAGCCGCCTCCATCCCTG GGAGCACCTCGGCCTTGTTGGACCTCTCAGGTCTGGATCTCCCTCCGGTGGGCACCACTGACCCAGCCACGCCCACCCGCCCTGGTGACCAGGCCAGCCTGGAGCAGCCCAGCACCTCAGTTTCCCTACTTGACGATGAGCTCATGTCTCTGG GCCTAAGCGACCCCACACCCGCTTCAGGCCCAGGCTTGGATGGTGCTGGGTGGAACAGCTTCCAG TCGTCTGATGGCACtgagcccccccaccccgctccaaCCCCCAACGTGGACAGTCGGCCCCCGGCGCAGACGTCCCTGCCCACGAGCAGTGGTCTGGATGACTTGGATCTCCTGGGGAAGACCCTCCTGCAGCAGTCGCTGCCCCCGGAGTCCCAGCAAGTGCGGTG GGagaagcagcagccagccccccGGCTCACACTCCGGGACCTGCAGAATAAAAGCAGCTGCAGCTTGTCCAGCTCCGGCGCCACCAGCCTCCTCCACACCGTGTCCCCCGAGCCCTCTGGGCCCCTGCAGCAGCCCACACCGACGGAGCTCTCGCTGGCCAACATCACTGTGCCTCTGGAGTCCATCAAACCCA GCAGCATCTTGCCGGTGACCGTGTATGACCAACATGGCTTCCGGGTCCTCTTCCACTTCGCCCGAGACCCACTGCCCGGGCGCTCCGatgtgctggtggtggtggtttccATGCTGAGCACCGCCCCCCAGCCCATCCGCAACATTGTTTTCCAGTCAGCTGTTCCCAAG ATCATGAAGGTGAAGCTGCAGCCGCCCTCAGGCACAGAGCTGCCAGCATATAACCCCATCGTCCACCCCTCAGCCATCACCCAGGTCCTGCTCCTTGCCAACCCCCAGAAG GAGAAGGTTCGTCTCCGCTACAAGCTCCTCTTCACCGTGGGCGACCAGACCTACAACGAGATGGGGGACGTGGACCAGTTCCCCCCACCGGAGACCTGGGGGAGCCTCTAG
- the LOC132498454 gene encoding SH3 domain-binding protein 1 isoform X1, translating to MMKRQLHRMRQLAHTGSLGRTPETAEFLGEDLQQVEQRLEPAKRAAHNVHKRLQACLQGQSGADMDKRVKKLPLMALSTTMAESFKELDPDSSMGKALEMSCAIQNQLARILAEFEMTLERDVLQPLNRLSEEELPAILKHKKSLQKLVSDWNTLKSRLSQAAKNSGSGQGLGGGPGSYTTTANKVEMLKEEEEELKRKVEQCKDEYLADLYHFATKEDTYANYFIHLMEIQADYHRKSLSSLDTALAELRENHSQTDPSPSMMAAPFSRVYGVPLGTHLRELGRDIALPIEACVMMLLSEGMKEEGLFRLAAGASVLKRLKQTMASDPCSLQEFCSDPHAVAGALKSYLRELPEPLMTFDLYDDWMRAASLKEPGARLEALQEVCSRLPRENLSNLRYLMKFLARLAEEQEVNKMTPSNIAIVLGPNLLWPPEKEGDLAQLDAASVSSIQVVGMVEALIQNADTLFPGDINFNVSGLFSAPAPQDKVSDRPASEETPSIATPTPATVPAPAPAPASASVALKERAESETPPRPASPKVSRSSLEAAAPTEDMARRTKRPAPARPTMPPPQVSSTRGSPPAPPPPPGSGSPVTPRALPRRLVGSSLRAPTVPPPLPPTAPQPARRQSRPPPASPSPASPGPASLIPVSLSAPADVDLGAAAEEGGAPEAAGRAPTPPVIPPQPRPRSLASETD from the exons ATGATGAAGAGGCAGCTGCATCGCATGCGGCAGCTGGCCCACACGGGCAGCTTGGGACG CACCCCGGAGACTGCCGAGTTCCTGGGGGAGGACCTGCAGCAG GTGGAGCAGCGACTGGAGCCGGCCAAGCGAGCAGCCCACAATGTCCACAAACGGCTGCAGGCCTGTCTGCAGGGCCAGAGCGGGGCGGACATGGACAAGCGGGTG AAGAAGCTTCCCCTCATGGCTCTGTCCACCACGATGGCCGAGAGCTTCAAGGAGCTGGACCCCGATTCCAGCATGGG GAAGGCCTTGGAGATGAGCTGTGCCATTCAGAACCAGCTTGCCCGCATCCTGGCCGAGTTTGAGATGACCCTGGAGCGGGACGTCCTGCAGCCGCTCAACAGGCTGAGTGAG GAGGAGCTGCCAGCCATCCTCAAGCACAAGAAGAGCCTGCAGAAGCTGGTGTCTGACTGGAACACACTCAAAAGCAG GCTCAGTCAGGCAGCTAAGAACTCAGGCAGTGGCCAGGGCCTGGGTGGCGGCCCGGGCAGTTACACCACCACAGCCAACAAGGTGGAGAtgctgaaggaggaggaggaggagctgaaGAGGAAGGTGGAGCAGTGCAAG GATGAGTACTTGGCCGATCTGTACCACTTTGCCACCAAGGAGGACACCTATGCCAACTACTTTATCCAC CTCATGGAGATTCAGGCCGATTACCATCGCAAGTCTCTGAGCTCACTGGACACAGCCCTGGCTGAGCTGAGGGAGAACCACAGCCAAACAG ACCCCTCCCCCTCGATGATGGCCGCCCCCTTCTCCAGGGTGTATGGGGTGCCTCTGGGAACCCACCTGCGAGAGCTGGGCCGGGACATCGCCCTGCCCATCGAGGCCTGCGTCATGATGCTGCTTTCTGAGGGCATGAAGGAAGAG GGCCTCTTCCGTCTGGCCGCCGGGGCCTCGGTGCTGAAGCGCCTCAAGCAGACAATGGCCTCGGACCCCTGCAGCCTGCAGGAGTTCTGCTCTGACCCCCACGCTGTGGCAG GTGCCCTCAAGTCCTACCTGCGAGAGCTGCCGGAACCCCTGATGACCTTTGACCTCTATGACGACTGGATGAGGGCAGCCAG CCTGAAGGAGCCAGGAGCCCGGCTGGAGGCCCTCCAGGAGGTGTGCAGCCGGCTGCCCCGTGAGAACCTCAGCAACCTCAG GTACCTGATGAAGTTCCTGGCACGGCTGGCCGAGGAGCAGGAAGTGAACAAGATGACACCCAGCAACATCGCCATTGTCCTGGGGCCCAACCTGCTGTGGCCCCCTGAGAAAGAAGG GGACCTGGCCCAGCTGGACGCAGCCTCCGTCTCATCCATCCAGGTGGTGGGCATGGTCGAGGCTCTGATACAGAATGCAGACACTCTCTTCCCTGGAG ATATCAACTTCAACGTGTCAGGCCTGTTCTCAGCGCCTGCACCCCAGGACAAGGTCAGCGACAGGCCGGCTTCTGAGGAGACTCCATCGATTGCCACACCCACCCCGGCCACTGTACCAGCTCCAGCTCCGGCCCCTGCCTCAGCCTCAGTGGCTCTCAAGGAAAG GGCAGAGTCTGAGACACCCCCCAGACCAGCCTCCCCCAAGGTCAGTAGGAGCTCCCTGGAGGCAGCCGCCCCAACAGAGGACATGGCTCGGAGGA CCAAGCGCCCAGCGCCGGCCAGGCCCACCATGCCACCCCCCCAGGTCTCCAGCACCCGCggctcccctccagccccacccccgccccctggcTCTGGCAGCCCTGTGACCCCCCGGGCTCTGCCCCGCCGTCTGGTTGGCAGCAGCCTCCGGGCCCCCACGGTGCCACCCCCATtgccccccactgccccccagCCTGCCCGGCGCCAGAGCCGGCCCCCACCAGCCTCCCCCAGCCCGGCCTCCCCGGGGCCAGCCTCCCTCATCCCAGTCTCTCTGAGCGCACCTGCCGATGTGGACCTGGGGGCGGCcgcagaggagggaggggccccTGAGGCTGCAGGCAGGGCCCCCACTCCCCCAGTTATCCCCCCTCAGCCCCGGCCCAGGAGCCTCGCCTCAGAGACTGACTGA